From a single Capsicum annuum cultivar UCD-10X-F1 chromosome 12, UCD10Xv1.1, whole genome shotgun sequence genomic region:
- the LOC107849097 gene encoding ATP synthase subunit beta, chloroplastic-like: protein MPSIYNALIVQGRDSVGQPINVACDVQQLLGNNRVRVIAMSATGGLTRGMEVIDTGASIRIKVVDLLAPYRRGGKIILFGRAGVGKTILIMELINNIAKAHRGVTVFGRVDEHTWEGNDLYMEMKESGVINEENIIESKVALVYGQMNEPPGAHMRVGSEVSTLLDRISSTVGYQPTLSTEMDSLQERINSTKEGSITSIQAVYVPADDLTDLASATTFAHLYATTVLSRGLAAKGIYLAVDPLDSTSTMLQPRIVGEEHYETTQ, encoded by the exons ATGCCGAGTATTTATAACGCTCTCATAGTTCAAGGTCGAGATAGTGTTGGTCAACCAATTAATGTGGCTTGTGATGTACAACAATTATTAGGAAATAATCGAGTTAGAGTTATAGCTATGAGTGCTACAGGCGGTTTAACGAGAGGAATGGAAGTGATTGACACAGGAGCTTCTATAA GAATTAAAGTAGTAGATCTTTTAGCCCCTTATCGCCGTGGAGGAAAAATCATACTATTCGGGAGAGCTGGAGTGGGTAAAACAATACTCATTATGGAATTGATTAACAATATTGCTAAAGCTCACAGGGGCGTAACGGTATTTGGCAGAGTGGATGAACATACTTGGGAAGGAAATGATCTTTACATGGAAATGAAAGAATCTGGAGTgattaatgaagaaaatattatagAATCAAAAGTGGCCCTAGTTTACGGTCAGATGAATGAACCACCAGGAGCTCATATGAGAGTTG GCTCCGAAGTATCGACCTTATTGGATAGAATATCTTCCACTGTGGGTTATCAACCGACCTTAAGTACTGAAATGGATTCTTTACAAGAAAGAATTAATTCTACCAAAGAAGGGTCCATAACCTCTATTCAAGCAGTTTATGTACCCGCAGATGATTTGACCGACCTTGCTTCTGCTACGACATTTGCACATTTATATGCTACTACCGTACTATCAAGAGGATTGGCTGCCAAAGGTATTTATCTAGCAGTAGATCCTTTAGATTCAACGTCAACCATGCTTCAACCTCGGATCGTTGGTGAGGAACATTATGAAACCACCCAATGA
- the LOC124889405 gene encoding ATP synthase epsilon chain, chloroplastic-like, with product MTLNLSVLTPNRNVWDSEVEEIVLYTNSGQIGILQNHAPIATTVDIGILRISLNNQWLTMALMGGFARIGNNEITILVNDIEKGSEIDPQEEQQNLEIERVNMRRAEGRRQKIEANSALRRARKRVETINPIL from the coding sequence ATGACCTTAAATCTTAGTGTACTGACTCCTAATCGAAATGTGTGGGATTCAGAAGTGGAAGAAATTGTGTTATATACTAATAGTGGTCAAATTGGCATATTACAAAATCATGCCCCTATTGCCACAACTGTAGATATAGGGATTTTGCGAATAAGCCTTAACAACCAATGGTTAACGATGGCTCTGATGGGTGGTTTTGCTAGAATAGGCAATAATGAGATCACTATTTTAGTAAATGATATTGAGAAAGGTAGTGAAATTGATCCACAAGAAGAacaacaaaatcttgaaatagAGAGAGTTAATATGAGGAGGGCTGAAGGAAGGAGACAAAAAATTGAAGCAAATTCCGCTCTCCGACGAGCTAGAAAACGGGTGGAGACTATCAATCCAATTTTATAA